One Hevea brasiliensis isolate MT/VB/25A 57/8 chromosome 5, ASM3005281v1, whole genome shotgun sequence genomic region harbors:
- the LOC110647895 gene encoding protein MEI2-like 4 isoform X3, giving the protein MSIIMPSEAKSSPGLSSSSFFSEDASFASERHIGFWKLDTKPDHHATGKSAPVLPMENLGAVGCQSSKSLELHHSFQMRDQKLNHSLIRHAVGTGTAVTQPSRSVVHETRSGLNVQSASCFSEGGKVDMIATQYENSLFSSSLSELFSRKLRLSSNNVPYGHSVDTVASHFEEEEPFESLEEIEAQTIGNLLPSDDDLFSGITDKLDNINQSSGRDDMEELDLFSSVGGLDLGDDSPARHNDTEFPGGFSNGQLGFSNGSIAGEHPYVEHPSRTLFVRNINSDVEDSELRALFEQYGDIHTLYTSCKHRGFVMISYYDIRAASNAMTALQDSPLRHRKLDIHYSIPKDNPSAKDINQGTLVVFNLDSSISNDELHQIFGVYGEIKEIREAPHRGHHKLIEFYDVRAAEAALRALNRSDIAGKQIKLESSHIGGSRCLLEHDECGPHAQRSSPPKNSAAGITGALPNGAVISNGMDNGTLLGLPSATQAPFLESECHHGISSSVPNSLSSVLRLESAGNQTGLAEPGCMQGQLKFDFQRTPNFHPHSLPEYHDGLKSVLHCNSPGSMAANMSLKPPERIDNRQSHRIVFGSTINGSPSLPGHHYAWGNSYHPHSPGMIWPSPPSFVNGISMAHPTVRLHGPPRAPPPVLNSVLPINNHHVGSAPTVNPSFWERPAYAGESPETSGFHPGSLGSLRISNNSLHSMELLSPTMFPRVAGHYVDLPIPPKSVGFQPHHQRSPIFPSRSQMIPMTNSFDSPSERGRSRKNEGSNNQADKKQYELDIDRILRGEDHRTTLMIKNIPNKYTSKMLLAAIDEQHKGTYDFIYLPIDFKNKCNVGYAFINMISPSQIIPFYQVFNGKKWEKFNSEKVASLAYARIQGKAALIAHFQNSSLMNEDKRCRPILFNTDGPNAGDQVPFPMGVNVRTRPGKPKTITHEENEQGGPPNLANREDSLNGDASSRSGKESD; this is encoded by the exons ATGTCAATCATCATGCCATCTGAAGCAAAGAGCTCACCAGGTTTGTCCTCATCATCGTTCTTCTCTGAGGATGCATCTTTTGCTAGTGAG AGACACATTGGGTTCTGGAAGTTGGACACCAAGCCTGATCACCATG CCACTGGGAAATCAGCACCTGTGCTACCCATGGAAAATCTTGGAGCTGTGGGATGTCAGTCATCAAAGTCACTTGAACTTCATCATTCTTTCCAAATGCGGGATCAGAAATTGAATCATAGCTTAATTAGGCATGCAGTGGGAACAGGGACAGCGGTGACTCAGCCCTCAAGATCTGTGGTCCATGAGACAAGATCTGGTTTGAATGTACAGTCAGCATCTTGTTTCTCAGAAGGTGGCAAAGTTGACATGATAGCAACTCAGTATGAGAACAGTCTATTCTCAAGCTCATTATCAGAATTATTTAGTAGAAAGT TGAGGTTATCCTCAAACAATGTACCATATGGCCATTCTGTTGATACTGTCGCTTCCCATTTCGAGGAAGAGGAACCTTTTGAATCCCTTGAAGAAATTGAGGCCCAAACCATTGGAAACCTTCTCCCTAGTGATGATGACTTGTTTAGTGGAATCACTGATAAGCTAGACAATATCAACCAATCCAGTGGCAGAGATGATATGGAGGAGTTAGACCTTTTTAGCAGTGTTGGTGGATTGGATTTGGGAGATGATAGTCCTGCAAGGCACAATGATACTGAATTTCCTGGAGGATTTTCTAATGGTCAGCTAGGGTTCAGCAATGGTTCAATAGCTGGAGAACACCCTTATGTTGAACACCCTTCTCGAACTCTTTTTGTGAGAAATATAAATAGCGATGTTGAAGATTCTGAGTTAAGAGCCTTATTTGAG CAATATGGAGATATCCATACTCTTTATACATCCTGCAAGCATCGTGGTTTTGTTATGATCTCCTATTATGATATTAGAGCTGCAAGCAATGCGATGACAGCACTCCAGGATTCACCACTGAGGCATCGGAAACTTGACATTCATTACTCAATCCCAAAG GACAACCCCTCAGCAAAAGATATTAATCAGGGGACCCTGGTTGTTTTCAACCTTGATTCTTCTATTTCAAATGATGAACTTCATCAGATTTTTGGGGTGTATGGAGAAATTAAGGAG ATTCGTGAAGCCCCACACAGAGGTCATCACAAACTTATCGAATTTTATGATGTTAGAGCTGCAGAAGCTGCTCTTCGTGCGTTGAACAGGAGTGATATTGCAGGGAAGCAGATTAAGCTTGAGTCAAGCCATATCGGGGGTTCAAGATG TTTGTTGGAACATGATGAGTGTGGCCCTCATGCACAGCGAAGTAGCCCTCCCAAAAACTCAGCTGCTGGAATCACTG GAGCACTTCCAAATGGTGCAGTTATTTCCAATGGCATGGATAATGGAACTCTCTTGGGATTACCATCTGCAACACAAGCCCCATTTCTGGAATCTGAATGTCATCATGGAATTTCTTCTAGTGTTCCTAATAGCTTGTCCTCTGTTTTGAGGCTTGAATCAGCTGGCAACCAAACTGGCCTTGCTGAGCCTGGTTGCATGCAGGgccaattaaaatttgattttcaaCGCACACCAAATTTTCATCCTCATTCACTTCCAGAATATCATGATGGTTTGAAGAGTGTTCTTCACTGCAATTCTCCTGGCAGCATGGCTGCAAACATGAGTCTGAAGCCCCCTGAAAGAATCGACAACAGGCAGTCGCACAGAATTG TTTTTGGATCCACTATTAATGGAAGCCCCTCTCTTCCTGGACATCATTATGCATGGGGTAACTCCTATCACCCACATTCTCCAGGCATGATATGGCCAAGCCCACCATCCTTTGTCAATGGAATTTCAATGGCTCATCCCACAGTCCGGCTGCATGGACCTCCTAGAGCACCACCTCCTGTTCTTAACTCTGTTTTACCTATAAATAACCACCATGTGGGATCAGCACCAACTGTTAATCCATCTTTCTGGGAGCGACCTGCTTATGCAGGGGAATCTCCTGAGACTTCTGGTTTTCATCCAGGTTCCCTTGGGAGCTTGAGAATTTCTAATAACTCACTGCACTCTATGGAACTTTTGTCTCCTACCATGTTCCCTCGTGTTGCTGGACACTATGTGGACTTGCCAATACCCCCTAAAAGTGTAGGATTCCAACCGCACCATCAGAGATCCCCAATTTTTCCTAGCAGGAGCCAAATGATTCCTATGACCAATTCATTTGACTCTCCAAGCGAACGTGGGAGGAGCCGTAAAAATGAAGGCAGCAATAACCAGGCTGACAAGAAACAGTATGAACTTGATATAGATCGCATACTGCGAGGGGAAGACCACCGAACGACACTTATGATAAAGAATATTCCTAACAA GTATACTTCAAAAATGCTTCTGGCTGCAATTGATGAACAGCACAAAGGAACTTATGATTTCATTTATCTACCAATTGATTTCAAG AATAAGTGCAATGTGGGGTATGCATTTATCAATATGATTTCCCCAAGCCAGATAATTCCATTCTATCAG GTGTTTAATGGAAAGAAATGGGAGAAGTTCAATAGTGAAAAGGTGGCATCACTTGCATATGCTCGCATACAAGGAAAAGCTGCTCTTATTGCACATTTCCAGAATTCAAGCTTGATGAATGAGGATAAACGATGCCGACCCATTCTATTCAACACTGATGGCCCCAATGCTGGTGATCAG GTGCCCTTTCCAATGGGGGTTAATGTTCGAACTAGACCTGGGAAACCTAAAACCATCACGCATGAGGAAAACGAGCAAGGAGGTCCACCAAATTTGGCAAACAGGGAGGATTCCTTGAATGGGGATGCTTCATCAAGGTCTGGGAAGGAGTCTGACTGA
- the LOC110647895 gene encoding protein MEI2-like 4 isoform X1: MSIIMPSEAKSSPGLSSSSFFSEDASFASERHIGFWKLDTKPDHHATGKSAPVLPMENLGAVGCQSSKSLELHHSFQMRDQKLNHSLIRHAVGTGTAVTQPSRSVVHETRSGLNVQSASCFSEGGKVDMIATQYENSLFSSSLSELFSRKLRLSSNNVPYGHSVDTVASHFEEEEPFESLEEIEAQTIGNLLPSDDDLFSGITDKLDNINQSSGRDDMEELDLFSSVGGLDLGDDSPARHNDTEFPGGFSNGQLGFSNGSIAGEHPYVEHPSRTLFVRNINSDVEDSELRALFEQYGDIHTLYTSCKHRGFVMISYYDIRAASNAMTALQDSPLRHRKLDIHYSIPKDNPSAKDINQGTLVVFNLDSSISNDELHQIFGVYGEIKEIREAPHRGHHKLIEFYDVRAAEAALRALNRSDIAGKQIKLESSHIGGSRCLLEHDECGPHAQRSSPPKNSAAGITGALPNGAVISNGMDNGTLLGLPSATQAPFLESECHHGISSSVPNSLSSVLRLESAGNQTGLAEPGCMQGQLKFDFQRTPNFHPHSLPEYHDGLKSVLHCNSPGSMAANMSLKPPERIDNRQSHRIGTNRHSIEFNDRVFGSTINGSPSLPGHHYAWGNSYHPHSPGMIWPSPPSFVNGISMAHPTVRLHGPPRAPPPVLNSVLPINNHHVGSAPTVNPSFWERPAYAGESPETSGFHPGSLGSLRISNNSLHSMELLSPTMFPRVAGHYVDLPIPPKSVGFQPHHQRSPIFPSRSQMIPMTNSFDSPSERGRSRKNEGSNNQADKKQYELDIDRILRGEDHRTTLMIKNIPNKYTSKMLLAAIDEQHKGTYDFIYLPIDFKNKCNVGYAFINMISPSQIIPFYQVFNGKKWEKFNSEKVASLAYARIQGKAALIAHFQNSSLMNEDKRCRPILFNTDGPNAGDQVPFPMGVNVRTRPGKPKTITHEENEQGGPPNLANREDSLNGDASSRSGKESD, from the exons ATGTCAATCATCATGCCATCTGAAGCAAAGAGCTCACCAGGTTTGTCCTCATCATCGTTCTTCTCTGAGGATGCATCTTTTGCTAGTGAG AGACACATTGGGTTCTGGAAGTTGGACACCAAGCCTGATCACCATG CCACTGGGAAATCAGCACCTGTGCTACCCATGGAAAATCTTGGAGCTGTGGGATGTCAGTCATCAAAGTCACTTGAACTTCATCATTCTTTCCAAATGCGGGATCAGAAATTGAATCATAGCTTAATTAGGCATGCAGTGGGAACAGGGACAGCGGTGACTCAGCCCTCAAGATCTGTGGTCCATGAGACAAGATCTGGTTTGAATGTACAGTCAGCATCTTGTTTCTCAGAAGGTGGCAAAGTTGACATGATAGCAACTCAGTATGAGAACAGTCTATTCTCAAGCTCATTATCAGAATTATTTAGTAGAAAGT TGAGGTTATCCTCAAACAATGTACCATATGGCCATTCTGTTGATACTGTCGCTTCCCATTTCGAGGAAGAGGAACCTTTTGAATCCCTTGAAGAAATTGAGGCCCAAACCATTGGAAACCTTCTCCCTAGTGATGATGACTTGTTTAGTGGAATCACTGATAAGCTAGACAATATCAACCAATCCAGTGGCAGAGATGATATGGAGGAGTTAGACCTTTTTAGCAGTGTTGGTGGATTGGATTTGGGAGATGATAGTCCTGCAAGGCACAATGATACTGAATTTCCTGGAGGATTTTCTAATGGTCAGCTAGGGTTCAGCAATGGTTCAATAGCTGGAGAACACCCTTATGTTGAACACCCTTCTCGAACTCTTTTTGTGAGAAATATAAATAGCGATGTTGAAGATTCTGAGTTAAGAGCCTTATTTGAG CAATATGGAGATATCCATACTCTTTATACATCCTGCAAGCATCGTGGTTTTGTTATGATCTCCTATTATGATATTAGAGCTGCAAGCAATGCGATGACAGCACTCCAGGATTCACCACTGAGGCATCGGAAACTTGACATTCATTACTCAATCCCAAAG GACAACCCCTCAGCAAAAGATATTAATCAGGGGACCCTGGTTGTTTTCAACCTTGATTCTTCTATTTCAAATGATGAACTTCATCAGATTTTTGGGGTGTATGGAGAAATTAAGGAG ATTCGTGAAGCCCCACACAGAGGTCATCACAAACTTATCGAATTTTATGATGTTAGAGCTGCAGAAGCTGCTCTTCGTGCGTTGAACAGGAGTGATATTGCAGGGAAGCAGATTAAGCTTGAGTCAAGCCATATCGGGGGTTCAAGATG TTTGTTGGAACATGATGAGTGTGGCCCTCATGCACAGCGAAGTAGCCCTCCCAAAAACTCAGCTGCTGGAATCACTG GAGCACTTCCAAATGGTGCAGTTATTTCCAATGGCATGGATAATGGAACTCTCTTGGGATTACCATCTGCAACACAAGCCCCATTTCTGGAATCTGAATGTCATCATGGAATTTCTTCTAGTGTTCCTAATAGCTTGTCCTCTGTTTTGAGGCTTGAATCAGCTGGCAACCAAACTGGCCTTGCTGAGCCTGGTTGCATGCAGGgccaattaaaatttgattttcaaCGCACACCAAATTTTCATCCTCATTCACTTCCAGAATATCATGATGGTTTGAAGAGTGTTCTTCACTGCAATTCTCCTGGCAGCATGGCTGCAAACATGAGTCTGAAGCCCCCTGAAAGAATCGACAACAGGCAGTCGCACAGAATTGGTACAAATAGACACTCGATTGAATTCAATGATAGGG TTTTTGGATCCACTATTAATGGAAGCCCCTCTCTTCCTGGACATCATTATGCATGGGGTAACTCCTATCACCCACATTCTCCAGGCATGATATGGCCAAGCCCACCATCCTTTGTCAATGGAATTTCAATGGCTCATCCCACAGTCCGGCTGCATGGACCTCCTAGAGCACCACCTCCTGTTCTTAACTCTGTTTTACCTATAAATAACCACCATGTGGGATCAGCACCAACTGTTAATCCATCTTTCTGGGAGCGACCTGCTTATGCAGGGGAATCTCCTGAGACTTCTGGTTTTCATCCAGGTTCCCTTGGGAGCTTGAGAATTTCTAATAACTCACTGCACTCTATGGAACTTTTGTCTCCTACCATGTTCCCTCGTGTTGCTGGACACTATGTGGACTTGCCAATACCCCCTAAAAGTGTAGGATTCCAACCGCACCATCAGAGATCCCCAATTTTTCCTAGCAGGAGCCAAATGATTCCTATGACCAATTCATTTGACTCTCCAAGCGAACGTGGGAGGAGCCGTAAAAATGAAGGCAGCAATAACCAGGCTGACAAGAAACAGTATGAACTTGATATAGATCGCATACTGCGAGGGGAAGACCACCGAACGACACTTATGATAAAGAATATTCCTAACAA GTATACTTCAAAAATGCTTCTGGCTGCAATTGATGAACAGCACAAAGGAACTTATGATTTCATTTATCTACCAATTGATTTCAAG AATAAGTGCAATGTGGGGTATGCATTTATCAATATGATTTCCCCAAGCCAGATAATTCCATTCTATCAG GTGTTTAATGGAAAGAAATGGGAGAAGTTCAATAGTGAAAAGGTGGCATCACTTGCATATGCTCGCATACAAGGAAAAGCTGCTCTTATTGCACATTTCCAGAATTCAAGCTTGATGAATGAGGATAAACGATGCCGACCCATTCTATTCAACACTGATGGCCCCAATGCTGGTGATCAG GTGCCCTTTCCAATGGGGGTTAATGTTCGAACTAGACCTGGGAAACCTAAAACCATCACGCATGAGGAAAACGAGCAAGGAGGTCCACCAAATTTGGCAAACAGGGAGGATTCCTTGAATGGGGATGCTTCATCAAGGTCTGGGAAGGAGTCTGACTGA
- the LOC110647895 gene encoding protein MEI2-like 4 isoform X2, whose product MSIIMPSEAKSSPGLSSSSFFSEDASFASERHIGFWKLDTKPDHHATGKSAPVLPMENLGAVGCQSSKSLELHHSFQMRDQKLNHSLIRHAVGTGTAVTQPSRSVVHETRSGLNVQSASCFSEGGKVDMIATQYENSLFSSSLSELFSRKLRLSSNNVPYGHSVDTVASHFEEEEPFESLEEIEAQTIGNLLPSDDDLFSGITDKLDNINQSSGRDDMEELDLFSSVGGLDLGDDSPARHNDTEFPGGFSNGQLGFSNGSIAGEHPYVEHPSRTLFVRNINSDVEDSELRALFEQYGDIHTLYTSCKHRGFVMISYYDIRAASNAMTALQDSPLRHRKLDIHYSIPKDNPSAKDINQGTLVVFNLDSSISNDELHQIFGVYGEIKEIREAPHRGHHKLIEFYDVRAAEAALRALNRSDIAGKQIKLESSHIGGSRCLLEHDECGPHAQRSSPPKNSAAGITVISNGMDNGTLLGLPSATQAPFLESECHHGISSSVPNSLSSVLRLESAGNQTGLAEPGCMQGQLKFDFQRTPNFHPHSLPEYHDGLKSVLHCNSPGSMAANMSLKPPERIDNRQSHRIGTNRHSIEFNDRVFGSTINGSPSLPGHHYAWGNSYHPHSPGMIWPSPPSFVNGISMAHPTVRLHGPPRAPPPVLNSVLPINNHHVGSAPTVNPSFWERPAYAGESPETSGFHPGSLGSLRISNNSLHSMELLSPTMFPRVAGHYVDLPIPPKSVGFQPHHQRSPIFPSRSQMIPMTNSFDSPSERGRSRKNEGSNNQADKKQYELDIDRILRGEDHRTTLMIKNIPNKYTSKMLLAAIDEQHKGTYDFIYLPIDFKNKCNVGYAFINMISPSQIIPFYQVFNGKKWEKFNSEKVASLAYARIQGKAALIAHFQNSSLMNEDKRCRPILFNTDGPNAGDQVPFPMGVNVRTRPGKPKTITHEENEQGGPPNLANREDSLNGDASSRSGKESD is encoded by the exons ATGTCAATCATCATGCCATCTGAAGCAAAGAGCTCACCAGGTTTGTCCTCATCATCGTTCTTCTCTGAGGATGCATCTTTTGCTAGTGAG AGACACATTGGGTTCTGGAAGTTGGACACCAAGCCTGATCACCATG CCACTGGGAAATCAGCACCTGTGCTACCCATGGAAAATCTTGGAGCTGTGGGATGTCAGTCATCAAAGTCACTTGAACTTCATCATTCTTTCCAAATGCGGGATCAGAAATTGAATCATAGCTTAATTAGGCATGCAGTGGGAACAGGGACAGCGGTGACTCAGCCCTCAAGATCTGTGGTCCATGAGACAAGATCTGGTTTGAATGTACAGTCAGCATCTTGTTTCTCAGAAGGTGGCAAAGTTGACATGATAGCAACTCAGTATGAGAACAGTCTATTCTCAAGCTCATTATCAGAATTATTTAGTAGAAAGT TGAGGTTATCCTCAAACAATGTACCATATGGCCATTCTGTTGATACTGTCGCTTCCCATTTCGAGGAAGAGGAACCTTTTGAATCCCTTGAAGAAATTGAGGCCCAAACCATTGGAAACCTTCTCCCTAGTGATGATGACTTGTTTAGTGGAATCACTGATAAGCTAGACAATATCAACCAATCCAGTGGCAGAGATGATATGGAGGAGTTAGACCTTTTTAGCAGTGTTGGTGGATTGGATTTGGGAGATGATAGTCCTGCAAGGCACAATGATACTGAATTTCCTGGAGGATTTTCTAATGGTCAGCTAGGGTTCAGCAATGGTTCAATAGCTGGAGAACACCCTTATGTTGAACACCCTTCTCGAACTCTTTTTGTGAGAAATATAAATAGCGATGTTGAAGATTCTGAGTTAAGAGCCTTATTTGAG CAATATGGAGATATCCATACTCTTTATACATCCTGCAAGCATCGTGGTTTTGTTATGATCTCCTATTATGATATTAGAGCTGCAAGCAATGCGATGACAGCACTCCAGGATTCACCACTGAGGCATCGGAAACTTGACATTCATTACTCAATCCCAAAG GACAACCCCTCAGCAAAAGATATTAATCAGGGGACCCTGGTTGTTTTCAACCTTGATTCTTCTATTTCAAATGATGAACTTCATCAGATTTTTGGGGTGTATGGAGAAATTAAGGAG ATTCGTGAAGCCCCACACAGAGGTCATCACAAACTTATCGAATTTTATGATGTTAGAGCTGCAGAAGCTGCTCTTCGTGCGTTGAACAGGAGTGATATTGCAGGGAAGCAGATTAAGCTTGAGTCAAGCCATATCGGGGGTTCAAGATG TTTGTTGGAACATGATGAGTGTGGCCCTCATGCACAGCGAAGTAGCCCTCCCAAAAACTCAGCTGCTGGAATCACTG TTATTTCCAATGGCATGGATAATGGAACTCTCTTGGGATTACCATCTGCAACACAAGCCCCATTTCTGGAATCTGAATGTCATCATGGAATTTCTTCTAGTGTTCCTAATAGCTTGTCCTCTGTTTTGAGGCTTGAATCAGCTGGCAACCAAACTGGCCTTGCTGAGCCTGGTTGCATGCAGGgccaattaaaatttgattttcaaCGCACACCAAATTTTCATCCTCATTCACTTCCAGAATATCATGATGGTTTGAAGAGTGTTCTTCACTGCAATTCTCCTGGCAGCATGGCTGCAAACATGAGTCTGAAGCCCCCTGAAAGAATCGACAACAGGCAGTCGCACAGAATTGGTACAAATAGACACTCGATTGAATTCAATGATAGGG TTTTTGGATCCACTATTAATGGAAGCCCCTCTCTTCCTGGACATCATTATGCATGGGGTAACTCCTATCACCCACATTCTCCAGGCATGATATGGCCAAGCCCACCATCCTTTGTCAATGGAATTTCAATGGCTCATCCCACAGTCCGGCTGCATGGACCTCCTAGAGCACCACCTCCTGTTCTTAACTCTGTTTTACCTATAAATAACCACCATGTGGGATCAGCACCAACTGTTAATCCATCTTTCTGGGAGCGACCTGCTTATGCAGGGGAATCTCCTGAGACTTCTGGTTTTCATCCAGGTTCCCTTGGGAGCTTGAGAATTTCTAATAACTCACTGCACTCTATGGAACTTTTGTCTCCTACCATGTTCCCTCGTGTTGCTGGACACTATGTGGACTTGCCAATACCCCCTAAAAGTGTAGGATTCCAACCGCACCATCAGAGATCCCCAATTTTTCCTAGCAGGAGCCAAATGATTCCTATGACCAATTCATTTGACTCTCCAAGCGAACGTGGGAGGAGCCGTAAAAATGAAGGCAGCAATAACCAGGCTGACAAGAAACAGTATGAACTTGATATAGATCGCATACTGCGAGGGGAAGACCACCGAACGACACTTATGATAAAGAATATTCCTAACAA GTATACTTCAAAAATGCTTCTGGCTGCAATTGATGAACAGCACAAAGGAACTTATGATTTCATTTATCTACCAATTGATTTCAAG AATAAGTGCAATGTGGGGTATGCATTTATCAATATGATTTCCCCAAGCCAGATAATTCCATTCTATCAG GTGTTTAATGGAAAGAAATGGGAGAAGTTCAATAGTGAAAAGGTGGCATCACTTGCATATGCTCGCATACAAGGAAAAGCTGCTCTTATTGCACATTTCCAGAATTCAAGCTTGATGAATGAGGATAAACGATGCCGACCCATTCTATTCAACACTGATGGCCCCAATGCTGGTGATCAG GTGCCCTTTCCAATGGGGGTTAATGTTCGAACTAGACCTGGGAAACCTAAAACCATCACGCATGAGGAAAACGAGCAAGGAGGTCCACCAAATTTGGCAAACAGGGAGGATTCCTTGAATGGGGATGCTTCATCAAGGTCTGGGAAGGAGTCTGACTGA